AAATAATCTGTTAGAGAACTCACATCACCTAGACTCCAACTTTTAGAAGCCAAAGAACGAGCGTCCTGGAAATTTGTTTGAGTTGCATCCTTCCAGTCCCAGATACTACATCAGGAGCATCAATTAACAGTTAGGCCAAAAAGTAGAGTAAAACATATAAGCATCACTTTCAGTAATCTCTAATCACACGTTTAAATGTAAGGATCAGTTGTTCAGAGACCGCAACTTCAAGCCTATGCAAATCACTCAATGGTCCACCATGATTATAAGGCTACAGACAGCGGTTGTGCAAAAACGAATACGAGTAAAATCATGATTAGTGGATGGAAAGATGTACCTTAAGGTTTCAATATGGGTCAGACACCAAAGCTTTTGATATGTCTCACCAAAAAACCCCACCTTCCCGATGGAGGTGCCCACATTTAGGACCTAGAATATTGAAAACTGAAAGGTTAAATAGAAATGTTCTAGGATAGTAAGATATTATTGTTTACAGCGCTCTTCAAACATGAACTTACCGACTCAAGATGATCATCTTCGTTGATATCTCCATCTGTATCAAATATACATATCAATCCATCTACAGAAGCAGAAAGGAGCTTGCTTTGATGGTCAGGAATGAAGTGAACCTATCAAAATACACAATGTAGCTCAAGTTTAATAATTCGCCCAGGTAAATCCACATCCATTGATCACACGCACACGCACACACAATCTTTTTTGAAGTTTATAAAAGAACAAAGTGCTACAACAGCTACAGCTAAACTAACAATTCGATGATCGCAAATGCATAAGAGCCTGCCTGAGTAACATCTTCCACATGAGAGTCCTCTAAGCAGGCTACTTGTTTGTCGTTCCTCCAATCCCACAATAGTATCTGAGTATAGTAAGATAAAACAAAACGAATCAGTTTTAGCAATCCAAAAAGTGAACCTAAAACAATACACTAGTGATATTTGATGTCATTATCAATGTGCTAAAAATCTTGAAAATTCCTTCAAGCAACAAGTAACAACCAATTCGATTAAAGCCCTTATAATAACTTCCAGCACCTGAGAATTACATCCTGCAGCTAGAAGATTATTAGATGATCCTCCAAACGAAAAGCTGAATATCTCAGCACCCGAACCAGAAGGAAAAGACGACACCTGCAGCACAAACAAGCCATCAAAATCAAAACAATGAACACAATGCCAGGAAGCACTCTGCCATATGCAAATGCCAATGGTGAATCGAACCTGTTGGAATGTGCGGGTGTCCCAAAGCCTAATGGTTCCGTCGGAAGAGCAAGAGTGCAGAACATGTGGGGATGATGAGTCTGCAAATGAGATGTGATTGATTGTTGCAGAGTGGCCTTTGCACTCTCCATAGTACTGACCCGTCACCGGTGAGTAGAGCTTCACTGCGTTCGTTGACAATGACACCGCCATTGCTGTCCAGTCATCCCTTCAAACCCCACAACAAGACCAAATTACAAAACCACTTGCAGTAAATTATTTGGTCTCCATAAAATGTTGGGATATTAAAATAAAGTAATGGGTTTAGTAAGAACAGCAAAACCCAATTGAAATTTTGTGTTTTTCAGTAGTGGGTTTCATGTTTTGGGTCTCAATTTCAGAGAGAAGCTAGAAAAACACTTACTTGGGGACAATTTGGAAGACGTAATCGTCTCCAAAGTTGGTTTGGATGGAGGTTTTGAGGCCGAAACGTTTGAAGGAGTTTGGATTGGATGAAGACTCAGGTTGAGGTTTTGGCTCCATATCCAAGTCCATGGCTTCCATCTCTCCGTCCCTCTCTTTCGCGCTTATTAGTTTGAGTCGGCTAAAACCAGAAATCTGGGTTTTAGGGTTTTAGGCATTTTTAGTCAACCAATTGGGTGTTGCCATGTCATTTACTGTCTTTTAAAAATACCCTTGACTACCCTTTAAGCCAAGTCCCCGGAGAAGCTCGCCTACCCTATACTTGTGAAAAATCAGTTTCCATTTTGGCTGGACGTTTTGCTTCTTCAAAGATTAGCTCTCGAACATGGTCCGGACCACTTTTAATTGTGTTCATCTCATACTCTTGCGAGTTTAGTCTTGTATGATTTTGTTAGTTTGAGACGAGTGCAGAGAACAAGAAAATTAATCGAGAGCGATCACCGACCTTTGCCGGAAATGAACACGTCGTTCGAGAAAACCCATTCATTGCCATTGTTGTCCCCTACGAGATCGATCAACCTTAAATGCATATCTCTCCTTCATTGCTTGATCGGTTTCCTCTCCACCACCAATGCCGCCTCTCCTACCGCCACTACAATCTCTTCCACGAAATCCGTCACATCGACTCTTTCAGAGACATGTTATGGGTCCAGGTGAAATATGAAGTTCAAACAGATGATAACCATTTTTGGCTAGTCTCTTCTTTCTTCTTGGTTCAACAAACCGACTTATTCAACAGTTGACCTACGTTCAAATTCCTCACAAAATACGTTAAACAATAATCATCAGTCTGAATCATATTTTCAACACATTCTCTTTTGCTACATTTTACTTTCAGCAAACAGAAAATCTGAAATCAAGGTGTAAACAAATATGATATATCCATCAATCTTAAGAGCCGAAAAAGGGAATAAGGAATTGACTTGATAAAAACCATAGAAATCCATAGCTCAACTCCATGAAAACTGAAACAAAATTAACTAAAATACATCTGTCAGAAGTCTGAGCATGATCTAGCCTTAGAGGCAGGAAAATCAGCTCCTAACCAAAAAGCTGAAAAGCCATTGTTTGTTGACCGCATCAGTAATGCTAACCAATACGAAATCATGTGCTTGATGCAGCTTCCTTTTTCTCTCCTGAGGGAACAGCTTCACTCTTTGCAGCATCTGATTCTCCTGGCTTGGAAACTTCTTGATCTATAATAAAAAAACAAGAATGATGAGATCAGCAACTTGTTTATGGGAATTACGATATTTTATAAGTACCTAAACTTAAGATAATTTAGAAGATCCTAAGATAAGTATTATGTATAGCACTTCTGAGATCACACATGGGAACTCCATTTATAGTATAAAATATTGTGAAGGTCAAATACCACTGTCCTAGAAACAACCAAAGGAATGCCCAAGTACAAGTCATTCCGGCTTAACATTTGATGTTTTTGACGATGTAAGAACTTTTGAATAACAAATGCAAATGCTGATCTGATCAACACTCTTCATTTGACTGATAAAACGCTCATGATGCTTTGTCTTTAAGGCTTAAGAAGTTTCCCAAGACATAGCACCCATACAGGCTTTCCATAGTGATGCATAAATTGGACATTGGTGGTTGCCTCAAGGAAGCCAATACAAAACCAGGATTGTATATAGTAGATATATGATCACTATTAAGTACTCAACTAATCATTAAACTAATAGTCTTCTTACCATCATCACTATCATCAAAGTCACCCGGTGCACCATCACCTCCCATGCCAGCAAATTTCTACAGTACAAGTGAGTTAAAACAATTGAGCAGGTAGTTGAACTAATCAGATAGTGGAAAATACAACAAATCAAAATAATGAATATATACTAACCGAGAAATCCATCCCACCCATTCCACCTTCACCTCCCATGCCAGCAAGTTTCTGTAAAATGCAGTTAAGAGTCAGAATAATGATCTGGTAATGAAACTACTTCAGAATAAAATAAAATAAATTAAAAACTCATGAGATGATATAAACGCTATTACTCACAGAGAAATCCATCCCGCCCATTCCACCTTCACCTCCCATGCCAGCAAGTTTCTGTAGATAAAAGTGACAGTTAGAACTGAACTGATAAATGAAACTACTTCAAAATAAGAGATATCCCACAAGCTGATATATACTCACAGAGAAATCCATGCCCCCCATTCCACCCATGCCGCCCATTCCGCCCATGCCGCCAAGTCCACCCATGCCTCCCATTGCATCATCACCTCCCATGCCACCAAATTTCTGCACAACACAGATATTAGAACAGCACACCAATACATAAAACAAACTAATTCAGTAGTTAAAATGCCTGTAGCTAGTGTGTAGTGTTACTAACCGAGAAATCCATGCCTCCCATACCCATGTCATCAGCACCAGCTGCTGCTGAGAAACACCAAGTGTTAAAATGGCTCAATCACACAAAACAACCCATCTTAGTCAAAACTAAAAACTGCAAATAAAAAAAAAACTGTAACATGTTACATACGAGGATCCTCATCTTCGTCGACCCACTTGTCCCAATCTATCTTGACATAATGCGGTGTCCTTCCCTGTTCTTTCAACAGCCTACTCCACCAAACCTTCTCCGCCTTCTCCACAATACACACGATACTCCTCACACCGATACTTATTTTGCTCTCCTACAACACAAACAACAACCCCATAAAAAAAACCCGTCAATTTCAAAACAAACATCTCAGTCACTAATTCATCAAACAAAGCTATAACTAATCCATACCTCGACATCAACCTTGTCGAAAAGGTCGAGCTTCAGCTCATACTGGTTATCCCCGGCGCCGGCGCAAGCAGAGAAGATGAAAGTACCTTCAGGCTCGAGCTTGACCTTGGCGTCCTTGGCGTCGGGGAGAAGCACAGTAAGGAAGACCTTGTCCTCCCTCTGGGCCCACTTCACCTCAGGATGACGACTGCAAACAAATTCGAAGCATTCAATTACCGAGAAATTCATAATCGAACCAAAATCCACGGCTCAACTCGAATCAAACAACATTGAATATGAATACGCGAAATTGAAAACGGAAAGGAGATCGGAGATATGGGCAATAATAAGAAGAGGAAGAGAGAAGAGATGTACCTCATGATGATTTAGGGTTGGAAAGGGAAAGAGAGACTCAGAGAGAGTGAAAAACCCTAGAGAAGCAAATGAAAACCCCTCTTTGAGCGTCGTGACCTAAAAC
The window above is part of the Fragaria vesca subsp. vesca linkage group LG2, FraVesHawaii_1.0, whole genome shotgun sequence genome. Proteins encoded here:
- the LOC101304442 gene encoding WD repeat-containing protein 89 homolog → MDLDMEPKPQPESSSNPNSFKRFGLKTSIQTNFGDDYVFQIVPKDDWTAMAVSLSTNAVKLYSPVTGQYYGECKGHSATINHISFADSSSPHVLHSCSSDGTIRLWDTRTFQQVSSFPSGSGAEIFSFSFGGSSNNLLAAGCNSQILLWDWRNDKQVACLEDSHVEDVTQVHFIPDHQSKLLSASVDGLICIFDTDGDINEDDHLESVLNVGTSIGKVGFFGETYQKLWCLTHIETLSIWDWKDATQTNFQDARSLASKSWSLGDVDYFVDCHYSREAERLWLIGGANTGALGYFPVSYSGTQAIGTAEAIFEGGHTGVVRSVLPMSNMPGPQGQSFFGWTGGEDGRLCCWLSDGSVDTINRSWISSELVLRSPKIRKSKRHSPY
- the LOC101304731 gene encoding uncharacterized protein OsI_027940-like; the encoded protein is MSRHPEVKWAQREDKVFLTVLLPDAKDAKVKLEPEGTFIFSACAGAGDNQYELKLDLFDKVDVEESKISIGVRSIVCIVEKAEKVWWSRLLKEQGRTPHYVKIDWDKWVDEDEDPPAAGADDMGMGGMDFSKFGGMGGDDAMGGMGGLGGMGGMGGMGGMGGMDFSKLAGMGGEGGMGGMDFSKLAGMGGEGGMGGMDFSKFAGMGGDGAPGDFDDSDDDQEVSKPGESDAAKSEAVPSGEKKEAASST